One Nonomuraea angiospora DNA segment encodes these proteins:
- a CDS encoding TetR/AcrR family transcriptional regulator has protein sequence MTSAPMSGRKAQAARNDELILQAARAVFTADPGAPIAAVAEKAGVGISALYRRYPSKEALLQKLCGDGLQLYIEVTERSLAQEGDPWEAFAAYMRGIVDADTNSLTIKLAGTFTPTEELGRAAVQASSLATEAHRRAVEAGVLRPDVTTADIAMLFEQLASIKLGDEERTAQLRHRYLALVMDSLRVPPAHRDLPGPAPVDEELSTRWYPS, from the coding sequence ATGACGAGCGCACCCATGAGCGGCCGCAAAGCGCAGGCCGCGCGCAACGACGAGTTGATCCTGCAGGCGGCCCGGGCGGTCTTCACCGCCGACCCCGGCGCCCCCATCGCGGCCGTGGCCGAGAAGGCGGGCGTCGGGATCAGCGCGCTCTACCGCCGCTACCCCAGCAAGGAGGCGCTGCTGCAGAAGCTGTGCGGCGACGGCCTCCAGCTCTACATCGAGGTGACCGAGCGGTCGCTGGCCCAGGAGGGCGACCCGTGGGAGGCGTTCGCCGCCTACATGCGCGGCATCGTGGACGCCGACACCAACTCCCTGACGATCAAGCTGGCGGGCACGTTCACGCCGACCGAGGAGCTGGGCCGCGCCGCGGTCCAGGCCTCGTCGCTGGCCACCGAGGCGCACCGCCGCGCGGTGGAGGCCGGCGTGCTGCGGCCGGACGTGACCACGGCGGACATCGCCATGCTGTTCGAGCAGCTGGCCTCGATCAAGCTCGGCGACGAGGAGCGCACCGCGCAGCTGCGCCACCGCTACCTGGCGCTCGTGATGGACTCCCTGCGGGTGCCGCCGGCGCACCGGGACCTGCCGGGCCCCGCCCCCGTGGACGAGGAGCTGTCGACGCGCTGGTACCCGTCCTAG